One Chromobacterium paludis genomic window carries:
- a CDS encoding NUDIX domain-containing protein, with protein sequence MQHRIGAGVIVEHEGRVLMVRHCKPEVYDFWVAPGGGAIDDEPLADAARREAWEECGLRVEIGPLAYIEEFASPQTRECKF encoded by the coding sequence ATGCAACATCGCATAGGCGCCGGCGTGATCGTCGAGCATGAGGGCAGGGTGTTGATGGTGCGGCATTGCAAGCCGGAGGTGTACGACTTCTGGGTGGCGCCGGGCGGCGGAGCCATCGATGACGAGCCGCTGGCGGACGCCGCGCGGCGCGAAGCGTGGGAAGAGTGCGGGTTGCGGGTGGAAATCGGGCCGCTGGCCTATATCGAGGAATTCGCCAGCCCGCAAACCCGCGAGTGCAAGTTCTAG
- a CDS encoding VF530 family protein gives MQNQANNPTHGVTLEKMLNQLQAHYGWEGLAERIDIRCFRIDPSVKSSLVFLRRTPWARARVEALYVEMTSRPADTRPRLFGKKPAG, from the coding sequence ATGCAGAACCAGGCCAACAATCCCACTCACGGCGTCACGCTGGAAAAGATGCTGAATCAACTGCAGGCGCATTACGGCTGGGAAGGCCTGGCGGAGCGGATCGACATCCGCTGCTTCCGCATCGACCCCAGCGTCAAGTCCAGCCTGGTCTTCCTGCGCCGCACGCCGTGGGCGCGCGCCAGGGTGGAGGCGCTGTACGTGGAAATGACGTCCAGGCCGGCGGACACGCGGCCGCGCTTGTTCGGCAAGAAGCCCGCCGGGTGA
- a CDS encoding GNAT family N-acetyltransferase has translation MNVILKPAGQADAQVLHRMQVESFLPLLLKYQDHDLSPACESLARLTEKLRQPGAVFYLIERDGQVVGGMRVIAQAESGCCRISPIFILPAFQGQGIAQAAMREVEGLHQPRHGWRLDTILEERGHCHLYEKLGYARLGPATFIQPGMHLIGYGKAC, from the coding sequence ATGAACGTGATCTTGAAACCGGCGGGACAGGCGGATGCGCAAGTCTTGCACCGCATGCAGGTGGAGTCATTCCTGCCGCTGCTGCTGAAATACCAGGACCATGACCTCAGCCCGGCTTGCGAGAGCCTGGCGCGGCTGACGGAAAAGCTGCGCCAGCCTGGCGCGGTCTTTTATCTGATCGAGCGCGATGGCCAGGTCGTCGGCGGCATGCGGGTGATCGCACAGGCCGAGAGCGGATGTTGCCGCATCAGTCCCATTTTCATCCTGCCGGCTTTTCAAGGCCAAGGCATCGCGCAGGCCGCGATGCGCGAGGTGGAAGGCTTGCATCAGCCCCGCCATGGTTGGCGGCTGGACACCATTCTGGAAGAGCGCGGCCATTGCCATTTGTATGAAAAGCTGGGTTATGCGCGCCTGGGCCCGGCCACTTTCATCCAGCCGGGCATGCATCTGATAGGCTATGGCAAGGCCTGTTAG
- a CDS encoding nuclear transport factor 2 family protein, which translates to MSQDLIRRYWDCAKARDWDGFAATLHPEVEYRVPQTRERIRGIAPYVAFNATYPGDWTLDIVRLLADGDQAVSEIAFHVEQQTMSGICFFTLQDGLIRRIEDWWPEPYAAPPRAVAMERY; encoded by the coding sequence ATGTCCCAAGACCTGATACGCCGTTACTGGGATTGCGCCAAGGCGCGCGACTGGGACGGTTTCGCCGCCACTTTGCATCCTGAGGTGGAATACCGGGTGCCGCAGACGCGCGAGCGCATCCGCGGCATCGCGCCGTACGTGGCCTTCAATGCCACGTATCCCGGCGACTGGACGCTGGACATCGTCCGCCTGCTGGCGGACGGCGACCAGGCGGTCAGCGAGATCGCGTTCCACGTGGAACAACAGACGATGAGCGGCATCTGTTTCTTCACCCTCCAGGATGGGTTGATCCGGCGCATAGAAGACTGGTGGCCGGAACCGTATGCGGCCCCGCCGCGCGCGGTGGCGATGGAACGATATTGA
- a CDS encoding putative quinol monooxygenase yields MFPLIVTLQVKAPAEAPAVAAALARMRPMCLAEPGCLLWEAYHSQADASQFVLVEHWESRGHWESHGKLAAIQEIYLPEVLPRVHRAAHPCDRLGREAVRDD; encoded by the coding sequence ATGTTTCCGTTGATTGTGACGCTGCAAGTGAAGGCGCCTGCCGAGGCGCCGGCGGTGGCCGCCGCGCTGGCGCGGATGCGGCCGATGTGTCTGGCCGAGCCGGGCTGTCTGCTGTGGGAGGCCTATCATTCCCAGGCCGACGCCAGCCAGTTTGTGCTGGTGGAGCATTGGGAAAGCCGCGGCCATTGGGAGTCGCACGGCAAATTGGCGGCGATTCAGGAGATTTATCTGCCTGAGGTGCTGCCGCGGGTCCATCGCGCCGCGCATCCGTGCGACAGGCTGGGACGGGAGGCGGTGCGCGATGACTGA
- a CDS encoding Spy/CpxP family protein refolding chaperone, with protein sequence MTQLLKPLLIAGLLLVGASAAYADDAPKTKPHQGWQMDPAKREAMMAKHMQMLHDKLKIQPQQEAAWKTFADSMKPERMAKPPMDDKATAPQRMEQMMQSHQAEMQKRLEALKAFYAQLTPEQQKIMDHMHGPRGKWEHHKKPDSAAPAQK encoded by the coding sequence ATGACCCAGCTGCTCAAGCCCCTGCTCATCGCCGGACTGCTGCTCGTCGGCGCCAGCGCCGCCTACGCGGATGACGCGCCCAAGACCAAGCCGCACCAAGGCTGGCAGATGGATCCAGCCAAGCGCGAAGCGATGATGGCCAAGCATATGCAGATGCTGCACGACAAATTGAAAATCCAGCCGCAGCAGGAAGCCGCCTGGAAGACCTTCGCCGATTCGATGAAGCCGGAGCGCATGGCCAAACCGCCGATGGACGACAAAGCCACCGCGCCGCAACGCATGGAACAGATGATGCAAAGCCATCAGGCTGAGATGCAGAAGCGCCTGGAGGCGCTGAAGGCTTTCTACGCCCAATTGACGCCGGAACAGCAGAAGATCATGGACCATATGCATGGTCCGCGCGGCAAGTGGGAACATCACAAAAAGCCGGACAGCGCCGCTCCCGCCCAAAAGTAA
- a CDS encoding glycosyltransferase produces MDRHDRQQETGEGATPLWVLACSGTGGDILPFIDLGRQLAARGHRVRLLAPAYHADWVRRHGLECEGFGTEQAFQACLDNPDLWDERKGFGVVWQSVAPHLRVLLELAARESGRCALICHPILLPAAHLAKAVYPQLQVAALYLSPSGLCSSHDMPALGSLAVPAWLPLSWKRQLWRWAFRLALDPVALPAINAARRERSLPALDSFQRLLSETPDRVFGLFPSWFAAPQPDWPDACQALGFPPPPTVDADALSASVLDFLAAGPAPIVFTPGTGHRHARPYFEAALAALAAVGRRGIFITPYRDQVPADLPAHVLWQSHAPFAALLPRAAAVVHHGGVGTCAEAFRAGVPQLICPYAFDQFDNAWRARRLGVAEVILARKLKAQAMLAALRRLLASEDVARACARVAKLAQAESAAQAQRLEQAMGMAERPASAAVPA; encoded by the coding sequence ATGGATAGGCACGACAGGCAGCAGGAGACGGGAGAGGGCGCAACGCCCTTGTGGGTGTTGGCTTGCAGCGGCACCGGCGGCGACATCTTGCCCTTTATCGACTTGGGCAGGCAACTGGCCGCGCGCGGCCATCGTGTGAGGCTGCTGGCGCCGGCCTATCACGCCGACTGGGTGCGCCGCCATGGCCTGGAGTGCGAGGGCTTTGGTACGGAACAGGCGTTTCAAGCCTGTTTGGACAATCCTGATTTGTGGGATGAGCGCAAAGGCTTTGGCGTGGTGTGGCAGAGCGTGGCGCCGCATCTGCGGGTGTTGCTCGAACTGGCGGCGCGCGAGTCCGGCCGCTGCGCGCTGATCTGCCATCCCATCCTGTTGCCGGCCGCGCATCTGGCCAAGGCGGTCTATCCGCAGCTGCAGGTGGCGGCGCTGTATCTGTCGCCGTCCGGCTTGTGCAGCAGCCACGACATGCCGGCCCTGGGGTCGCTGGCCGTGCCGGCCTGGCTGCCGCTGTCGTGGAAACGCCAGCTTTGGCGCTGGGCATTCCGCCTGGCGCTGGACCCGGTGGCGCTGCCGGCCATCAACGCGGCGCGGCGGGAGAGGTCGTTGCCGGCGCTGGACAGCTTTCAGCGCCTGCTGAGCGAGACGCCGGACCGGGTGTTCGGCCTGTTTCCCAGTTGGTTCGCCGCGCCGCAGCCGGACTGGCCGGACGCTTGCCAAGCGCTGGGTTTTCCGCCTCCGCCCACGGTTGACGCCGACGCGTTGTCGGCGAGCGTGCTGGATTTTCTGGCGGCTGGCCCCGCGCCCATCGTGTTCACGCCCGGCACCGGCCATCGGCATGCGCGCCCGTATTTCGAAGCGGCGCTGGCCGCGCTGGCGGCTGTCGGCCGGCGCGGCATCTTCATCACGCCGTATCGCGATCAAGTGCCGGCAGACTTGCCGGCGCATGTGCTCTGGCAGTCGCACGCGCCTTTCGCCGCCTTGTTGCCCAGGGCCGCGGCGGTGGTCCATCACGGCGGCGTTGGCACTTGCGCCGAGGCCTTCCGCGCCGGCGTGCCGCAGCTGATCTGCCCTTATGCCTTCGACCAGTTCGACAATGCCTGGCGCGCGCGCCGCCTGGGCGTGGCGGAAGTCATTCTGGCCCGCAAACTGAAGGCGCAGGCCATGCTGGCGGCGCTGCGGCGCTTGCTGGCGTCCGAAGACGTGGCGCGGGCGTGCGCGCGGGTGGCCAAGCTTGCCCAGGCTGAGTCCGCTGCGCAGGCGCAACGGCTGGAGCAGGCCATGGGCATGGCAGAAAGGCCGGCGAGCGCGGCCGTGCCGGCTTGA
- a CDS encoding YkgJ family cysteine cluster protein, with the protein MADINRLETWIKYKNGLCGDCMASCCTMPVEVKLPDLVRIGVVDEFELEEPIKNIAKRLEKQRVIQHFNFKNSLFTLAQRANGDCLYLDAQSRRCTIYERRPNTCRNHPKIGPKPGFCAYTRDSRPRAR; encoded by the coding sequence GTGGCCGATATCAACCGCCTGGAAACCTGGATCAAGTACAAGAACGGCCTGTGCGGCGACTGCATGGCGTCCTGCTGCACCATGCCGGTGGAAGTGAAGCTACCGGATCTGGTGCGGATTGGCGTGGTGGACGAGTTCGAGCTGGAAGAGCCGATCAAGAACATCGCCAAGCGGCTGGAAAAGCAGCGGGTGATCCAGCATTTCAACTTCAAGAACAGCCTGTTCACCTTGGCGCAGCGCGCCAACGGCGATTGCCTGTATCTGGATGCGCAGTCCCGGCGCTGCACCATTTACGAGCGCCGCCCCAATACCTGCCGCAACCATCCCAAGATCGGTCCCAAACCGGGCTTTTGCGCCTATACCCGCGATAGCCGCCCGCGCGCCAGGTAA
- the gstA gene encoding glutathione transferase GstA encodes MKLYYSPGACSLASHIVLIASGLPFSTEKVNLRQQPHTTAGDGDYSAINPKGYVPALQLDDGELLTEGAAILQYIADQVPDKMLAPANGTLARYRLQEWLNFIATEVHKNFSPMFSGKTEEVKDDAWARLQPRLALLQQRLEASPYVLGEQFGVADAYLFTCLCWTQYVQRSLADYPALLAFQQRVGALPAVQQALQAEGLLG; translated from the coding sequence ATGAAACTGTATTATTCGCCCGGCGCCTGTTCGCTGGCTTCCCACATTGTCTTGATCGCCAGCGGCCTGCCGTTCTCCACGGAAAAAGTGAATCTGCGCCAACAGCCGCACACTACGGCCGGCGACGGCGACTATTCCGCCATCAATCCCAAGGGCTATGTGCCGGCCCTGCAGTTGGACGACGGTGAACTGCTGACCGAAGGCGCGGCCATTCTGCAGTACATCGCGGACCAGGTGCCGGACAAGATGCTGGCGCCGGCCAACGGCACGCTGGCGCGCTATCGGCTGCAGGAGTGGCTGAATTTCATCGCCACCGAGGTGCACAAGAACTTCTCGCCCATGTTCTCCGGCAAGACCGAAGAGGTGAAGGATGACGCCTGGGCGCGGCTGCAGCCGCGGCTGGCGCTGTTGCAACAGCGGTTGGAGGCCTCGCCGTATGTATTGGGCGAGCAGTTCGGCGTGGCCGACGCCTATCTGTTCACTTGCCTGTGCTGGACGCAATATGTGCAGCGCTCGCTGGCTGATTATCCCGCCTTGCTGGCTTTCCAGCAGCGCGTCGGCGCGCTGCCTGCCGTGCAGCAGGCCTTGCAGGCCGAGGGGCTGCTGGGCTGA
- a CDS encoding DMT family transporter — protein MQAMYPLLAFLIGVVVPLQAAVNNQLRQLIGGSTVLAALVSFSVGCVTLALLGVATGQRWQSLAALSRVEWWMLLGGVLGAGFVFGTTLLAPRLGVATMVSLIIAGQVFTSLLFDRFGWLAMPLRDLSAARLIGALLVVAGVLLVNFGDRWFGR, from the coding sequence ATGCAGGCGATGTATCCCTTGCTGGCGTTTTTGATCGGCGTGGTGGTGCCGCTGCAGGCGGCGGTGAACAACCAGCTGCGCCAGCTGATAGGCGGTAGCACCGTGCTGGCGGCCCTGGTGTCGTTCAGCGTGGGTTGTGTGACGCTGGCGCTGCTCGGTGTGGCCACCGGCCAGCGCTGGCAAAGCCTGGCGGCGTTGAGCCGGGTGGAGTGGTGGATGCTGCTGGGCGGCGTGCTGGGCGCGGGCTTCGTGTTCGGCACCACGCTGCTGGCGCCGCGGCTGGGCGTGGCCACCATGGTGTCGCTGATCATCGCCGGCCAGGTGTTCACCTCGCTGTTGTTCGACCGTTTCGGCTGGCTGGCGATGCCGCTGCGCGACTTGAGCGCGGCGCGGCTGATCGGCGCCTTGCTGGTGGTGGCGGGCGTGTTGCTGGTGAATTTCGGCGACCGCTGGTTTGGCCGCTAG
- a CDS encoding DUF3141 domain-containing protein, whose translation MADSDKAGWWSWGQQWMDYWTDAFQRGLLYCDALRERGDTYLEHAASGNPPVLVFDFDIIMDGRELPQPVNYALAAIRPPANSPPTDPELRPFVVIDPRAGHGPGIGGFKMDSEIGIALRQGHPCYFVMFFPVPEPEQTIECVWRAEKAFLRKVRELHSGNAGKPFVIGNCQGGWALAMVAASAPEDVGPILLAGSPLSYWAGVAGKNPMRYQGGLLGGTWLASLTGDLGHGQFDGAHLVSNFEQLDPANTYWKKGYHLYANIDKERNRFLEFERWWGGHYLLNKEEMEWISQNLFVGNRLSRGEVYLDDGAVRIDLRQIRSPIIVFASWGDNITPPQQALYWIADLYNNVEDIRSNEQTIVYCLHEQIGHLGIFVSAGVANKEHSELASALDLIDVLPPGLYEAVILDTYPETPGLQYLQGRYVIRFEPRELEDILALGDGREGERAFQVVKRVAEMNQQLYDSFVSPWIKACTSPWTAHALRESHPSRVERRWFSSRNPLLAALPDWAAKARAARQPVGQDNLFWQWQQTVSDWTASWLDGYRDQRDALKEMTFRAVYDAPLTAALVGLPPKRALVRGYHAGWEREEMLRLKKRELEQHYSEGGAVDGFLRLLIYVAIGNGVVDVRPFNAIRRVMQDTGMGEELTLEAFKQVVRRQTWLVRNDEKRALATVKDLLPTDPQREMALELVMLLLSAAGPISVDKQQRLGRMALAMGVRGARPPAPEAPAVAAATPSAAPEPAKKTRAARSRKPSAAK comes from the coding sequence ATGGCGGATTCCGACAAGGCGGGCTGGTGGTCGTGGGGGCAGCAGTGGATGGACTATTGGACAGACGCGTTCCAGCGCGGGCTGTTGTATTGCGACGCGCTGCGCGAACGCGGCGACACCTATCTGGAGCATGCCGCGTCCGGCAATCCGCCGGTGCTGGTGTTTGATTTCGACATCATCATGGATGGGCGCGAATTGCCGCAGCCGGTCAATTACGCGCTGGCGGCGATCCGGCCGCCGGCCAACTCGCCGCCCACCGATCCGGAGCTGCGGCCCTTTGTGGTGATCGATCCGCGCGCCGGCCACGGTCCCGGCATAGGCGGCTTCAAGATGGACAGCGAGATCGGCATCGCGCTGCGCCAGGGCCATCCTTGTTATTTCGTGATGTTTTTCCCAGTGCCGGAGCCGGAGCAGACCATAGAGTGCGTGTGGCGGGCGGAGAAGGCCTTCTTGCGCAAGGTGCGCGAGCTGCACTCGGGCAACGCCGGCAAGCCCTTCGTCATCGGCAACTGCCAGGGCGGCTGGGCGCTGGCCATGGTGGCGGCGTCGGCGCCAGAGGATGTCGGCCCGATACTGCTGGCCGGCTCGCCCCTGTCCTACTGGGCCGGCGTGGCCGGCAAGAACCCGATGCGCTACCAGGGCGGCTTGCTGGGCGGCACCTGGCTGGCGTCGCTGACCGGCGATCTGGGCCACGGCCAGTTCGACGGCGCGCATCTGGTGTCCAACTTCGAGCAGCTGGACCCGGCCAATACCTACTGGAAGAAGGGCTATCACCTGTATGCCAACATCGACAAGGAGCGCAATCGCTTCCTGGAGTTCGAGCGCTGGTGGGGCGGCCACTACCTGCTGAACAAGGAAGAGATGGAGTGGATCAGCCAGAACCTGTTCGTGGGCAACCGGCTGAGCCGCGGCGAGGTCTACCTGGATGACGGCGCGGTGCGCATAGACCTCAGGCAGATCCGCTCGCCCATCATCGTGTTCGCGTCCTGGGGCGACAACATCACGCCGCCGCAGCAGGCGCTGTACTGGATAGCGGACCTCTACAACAACGTGGAGGACATCCGCAGCAACGAGCAGACCATCGTCTATTGCCTGCACGAGCAGATCGGCCACCTGGGCATCTTCGTCTCCGCCGGCGTGGCTAACAAGGAGCACAGCGAGCTGGCCAGCGCGCTGGACCTGATAGACGTATTGCCGCCAGGCCTCTATGAGGCGGTGATCCTGGACACCTACCCGGAAACGCCGGGCCTGCAGTATCTGCAGGGCCGCTACGTCATCCGCTTTGAGCCGCGCGAGCTGGAGGACATCCTGGCCTTGGGCGATGGCCGCGAGGGCGAGCGGGCCTTCCAGGTGGTGAAGCGGGTGGCGGAGATGAACCAGCAGCTGTACGACAGCTTCGTCTCTCCCTGGATCAAAGCCTGCACCTCGCCGTGGACGGCGCATGCATTGCGCGAGTCGCACCCGTCGCGCGTGGAGCGGCGCTGGTTCTCCAGCCGCAATCCCTTATTGGCGGCCCTGCCGGACTGGGCGGCCAAGGCGAGGGCGGCGCGCCAACCGGTCGGCCAGGACAATCTGTTCTGGCAGTGGCAGCAGACGGTGTCGGACTGGACGGCTAGCTGGCTGGATGGCTACCGCGACCAGCGCGACGCGCTGAAGGAAATGACTTTCCGCGCCGTTTACGACGCGCCCCTGACCGCCGCCCTGGTGGGCCTGCCCCCCAAGCGCGCGCTGGTGCGCGGCTACCACGCCGGCTGGGAGCGCGAGGAGATGCTGCGCCTGAAGAAGCGCGAGCTGGAGCAGCATTACTCCGAAGGCGGCGCGGTGGACGGCTTCCTGCGCTTGCTGATCTACGTCGCCATCGGCAATGGCGTGGTGGACGTGCGTCCCTTCAATGCCATTCGCCGCGTGATGCAAGATACCGGCATGGGCGAGGAGCTGACGCTGGAAGCCTTCAAGCAGGTGGTGCGGCGCCAGACCTGGCTGGTGCGCAACGACGAGAAACGCGCGCTGGCCACGGTCAAGGACCTGCTGCCCACCGATCCGCAGCGCGAAATGGCGCTGGAGCTGGTGATGCTGCTGTTGTCGGCGGCCGGCCCCATTAGCGTGGACAAGCAGCAGCGGCTGGGACGCATGGCGCTGGCCATGGGCGTGCGCGGCGCCCGGCCGCCGGCGCCGGAAGCGCCGGCCGTGGCGGCGGCAACCCCCAGCGCCGCGCCGGAGCCGGCAAAGAAGACGCGGGCGGCGCGCAGCCGCAAGCCGTCCGCCGCCAAGTGA
- a CDS encoding alkaline phosphatase family protein, translated as MTPLQLRHPDAAWPDYHGGGLLNLMQTLSWELGGPDLGYAPLASRALAGIGHHRHVCLLLIDGLGAAQLRRLGPESRLRLLQRETLSSVFPPTTSAAVTTVLTGQPPSVHGLIGWHQLHGEDVIAPLPLYTRYAAARASAPRQLAESLFVAPPLFDRFARPSFLMLPEDICGSPCSRYHAGSSLRLSYHDAEDAFVQLSARLYSPVPAFHYLYLRQMDELMHEIGPDDEAVERLLAGLDSDFGRLLEAARQNDAAVVAIADHGFTAAPAEQWVDVDAYPEVYGLLARPLSGETRMTYCHVKPGCAERFIELARARLGHACWVEPSAELLAAGVFGPGPAHPDLARRCGDVTLIAKPGWNLRDTLPGERRLQLAGTHAGVHPDEMEIPLIVYRP; from the coding sequence ATGACTCCTCTGCAATTGCGCCATCCTGACGCCGCCTGGCCGGATTACCACGGCGGCGGCCTGCTGAATCTGATGCAGACGCTGAGCTGGGAGCTGGGCGGCCCGGACCTGGGCTACGCGCCGCTGGCCTCCCGCGCGCTGGCCGGCATTGGCCATCATCGCCATGTTTGCCTGCTGCTGATAGATGGTTTGGGCGCCGCGCAACTGCGGCGGCTGGGGCCGGAAAGCCGTTTGCGCCTGCTGCAGCGCGAGACCCTGAGCAGCGTGTTTCCGCCCACCACCTCGGCGGCGGTGACCACGGTGCTGACCGGCCAACCGCCATCGGTGCACGGCCTGATAGGCTGGCACCAGTTGCATGGCGAAGACGTCATCGCGCCTTTGCCCTTGTATACGCGTTACGCCGCCGCCCGCGCCAGCGCGCCGCGACAGCTGGCGGAATCGCTGTTTGTCGCGCCGCCCTTGTTTGATCGCTTTGCCCGGCCATCCTTCCTGATGTTGCCGGAAGACATCTGCGGCTCGCCCTGCAGCCGCTACCATGCCGGCAGCAGCCTGCGCCTGTCTTACCACGATGCCGAGGATGCCTTTGTCCAGCTGTCCGCGCGGCTGTATTCGCCGGTGCCGGCCTTCCACTACCTCTATCTGCGGCAGATGGACGAGCTGATGCATGAGATCGGCCCGGACGACGAGGCGGTGGAGCGCTTGCTGGCGGGCCTCGACAGCGACTTCGGCCGCCTGCTGGAGGCGGCCAGGCAGAACGACGCGGCGGTGGTGGCGATCGCCGACCATGGCTTCACCGCCGCCCCGGCCGAGCAATGGGTGGACGTGGACGCCTATCCGGAAGTGTACGGTCTGCTGGCGCGGCCTTTGTCCGGCGAGACGCGCATGACGTATTGCCACGTTAAGCCCGGTTGCGCGGAGCGTTTCATCGAACTGGCGCGCGCGCGGCTGGGCCACGCCTGCTGGGTGGAACCGAGCGCGGAATTGCTGGCTGCCGGCGTGTTCGGTCCGGGGCCGGCGCATCCCGATCTGGCGCGGCGCTGCGGCGACGTGACGCTGATCGCCAAGCCGGGCTGGAATCTGCGCGACACGCTGCCAGGCGAGCGCAGGCTGCAATTGGCCGGCACGCATGCCGGCGTGCATCCGGACGAGATGGAAATCCCCTTGATCGTCTACCGCCCCTGA
- a CDS encoding DinB family protein, whose protein sequence is MTEHPLLLQAYSQLLIQLEELPVFLRRTLSGLPGEVWGRQPIHDRSPLLEHVWHVHDCETDLYGMRIRRVLSEERPQLAPMEVSHWPETRAYHARDGEAGIAAFVAQRAALLAQLKSLDTKQLGRSGIRGDGTTINVLGLVEQLAEHDRDHRWRIAAILRSYAGM, encoded by the coding sequence ATGACTGAGCACCCCTTGTTGCTGCAGGCCTACTCGCAGCTGCTGATCCAGCTGGAAGAACTGCCGGTGTTTTTGCGCAGGACCCTGTCCGGCTTGCCGGGCGAGGTGTGGGGCCGCCAGCCGATACATGACCGTTCGCCGCTGTTGGAGCATGTCTGGCATGTGCACGATTGCGAGACCGATCTGTACGGCATGCGCATCCGCCGCGTGCTGAGCGAGGAGCGGCCGCAGCTGGCGCCGATGGAGGTGTCGCACTGGCCCGAGACGCGCGCCTACCATGCGCGCGACGGCGAGGCCGGCATTGCGGCCTTCGTCGCGCAACGGGCGGCGCTGCTGGCCCAGTTGAAAAGCCTGGATACCAAGCAATTGGGCCGCAGCGGCATCCGCGGCGACGGCACCACGATCAATGTGCTGGGCCTGGTGGAACAACTGGCCGAACACGACCGCGACCATCGCTGGCGCATCGCCGCCATTCTGCGCAGCTATGCCGGGATGTGA
- a CDS encoding YMGG-like glycine zipper-containing protein, with protein sequence MKTPYLLLLALPPLLAACATLPNGPTVAVMPAPGKPFEVFAQEEQQCRAYAAASLGTDNNQAAASNMAGNMALGTVVGAAAGALIGGNHQGAGVGAGVGMLAGTAAGSGNGAYAGYDAQTRYNISYEQCMYAKGNQLPGQRPARAYPPPPRW encoded by the coding sequence ATGAAAACACCTTACCTTCTATTGCTGGCGCTGCCGCCGCTGCTGGCCGCCTGCGCCACTCTGCCCAACGGCCCCACCGTCGCGGTGATGCCGGCGCCGGGCAAACCGTTTGAAGTGTTCGCGCAGGAAGAGCAACAATGCCGCGCCTACGCCGCCGCCAGCCTGGGTACCGACAACAACCAGGCCGCCGCGTCCAATATGGCCGGCAATATGGCGCTGGGCACGGTGGTCGGCGCCGCGGCCGGCGCGCTGATAGGCGGCAATCACCAAGGCGCCGGCGTCGGCGCGGGGGTGGGCATGCTGGCGGGCACCGCGGCGGGAAGCGGCAATGGTGCCTATGCCGGCTACGACGCGCAGACGCGCTACAACATTTCCTATGAGCAATGCATGTACGCCAAGGGCAACCAGTTGCCCGGCCAAAGACCGGCGCGCGCCTACCCGCCTCCGCCGCGCTGGTAA
- a CDS encoding YiiD C-terminal domain-containing protein: MQAHELQAYLHEHIPLSRAMAVEVESLGREQLTLRAPLAPNINHRATVFGGSASALAILAAWSLLHTRLRAEGVEATLVIQRNSMEYEKPMADEFTACAGLVAPDSWPRFVNMLARKGRARIEVASDLRCAGAAAGRLLGEFVALAAG; encoded by the coding sequence ATGCAAGCGCATGAATTGCAGGCTTATCTGCACGAACATATCCCGCTGTCGCGCGCGATGGCGGTGGAGGTGGAATCCCTTGGCCGCGAGCAACTGACGCTGCGCGCGCCGCTGGCGCCCAACATCAATCATCGCGCCACGGTGTTTGGCGGCAGCGCGTCCGCTCTGGCCATCCTGGCCGCGTGGTCGCTGCTGCACACGCGGCTGCGAGCGGAGGGGGTGGAGGCTACGCTGGTGATTCAGCGCAACAGCATGGAGTACGAAAAGCCGATGGCTGACGAGTTTACCGCCTGCGCCGGCCTGGTGGCCCCGGACAGCTGGCCGCGCTTCGTCAATATGCTGGCGCGCAAGGGCAGGGCGCGCATCGAGGTGGCGTCGGACTTGCGCTGCGCCGGCGCGGCTGCCGGCAGGCTGCTAGGCGAGTTCGTGGCTTTGGCGGCGGGATGA
- a CDS encoding P-loop NTPase family protein, which translates to MAKFIGRALALPVVELDEWFWGPGWIRQDGFEARVAALAQDERWLAEGCYGSALRQLLPRADLVIWLDYPLRLMAWRIVRRSLWRAWRGETLAHGNRETLRGTLWGPDSLLRWAWRSHDKRRAELAALRDAHPLAQWHVLRGPDETTRWLRAFRLPV; encoded by the coding sequence TTGGCGAAGTTTATCGGCCGCGCGCTGGCCTTGCCGGTGGTGGAGCTGGATGAATGGTTCTGGGGGCCGGGCTGGATTCGCCAGGACGGGTTTGAGGCCAGGGTGGCGGCGTTGGCTCAGGACGAACGCTGGCTGGCCGAAGGCTGCTATGGTTCCGCGCTGCGCCAGTTGCTGCCGCGCGCCGATCTGGTGATCTGGCTCGACTATCCCCTCCGCTTGATGGCTTGGCGCATCGTGCGCCGCAGCCTCTGGCGGGCATGGCGCGGCGAGACGCTGGCGCATGGCAACCGCGAAACCTTGCGCGGTACGCTGTGGGGGCCGGATTCCCTGCTGCGCTGGGCCTGGCGCAGCCACGACAAGCGCCGCGCCGAACTGGCCGCGCTGCGCGACGCGCATCCGTTGGCGCAGTGGCATGTGCTGCGCGGCCCGGACGAGACGACGCGCTGGCTGCGCGCCTTTCGCTTGCCGGTTTGA